The following proteins are co-located in the Triticum aestivum cultivar Chinese Spring chromosome 1A, IWGSC CS RefSeq v2.1, whole genome shotgun sequence genome:
- the LOC123044846 gene encoding GDSL esterase/lipase LTL1-like produces MTMAGGSSAVAIMALGVVLLAAPSECARAFFVFGDSLVDNGNNNYLMTTARADSPPYGIDYPTHQATGRFSNGLNIPDIISEQLGAEPTLPYLSPELHGAKLLVGANFASAGVGILNDTGIQFVNIVRVSRQLQYFGEYQGKLRALVGASQATQIVNRALVLITLGGNDFVNNYYLIPFSLRSRQFSLPDYVRYLISEYKKILTRLYDMGARRVLVTGTGPLGCAPAELALRSRDGECDRDLMRAAELFNPQLSQALEELNARYGDGTFIAANSFRVHFDFISDPAAYGFRTAKEACCGQGPHNGIGLCTAVSHLCANRDQYVFWDSYHPTERANRIIVSQFMTGSLDYVSPLNLSTALHIDASLMD; encoded by the exons ATGACGATGGCCGGCGGTTCTTCGGCCGTGGCGATCATGGCGCTGGGCGTGGTCCTCCTGGCGGCGCCGTCGGAGTGCGCGCGCGCCTTCTTCGTGTTCGGCGACTCCCTGGTGGACAACGGCAACAACAACTACCTGATGACGACGGCGCGCGCCGACTCGCCGCCGTACGGGATCGACTACCCCACGCACCAGGCCACCGGGCGCTTCTCCAACGGCCTCAACATCCCGGACATCATCA GTGAGCAGCTCGGCGCGGAGCCGACGCTGCCGTACCTGTCCCCGGAGCTCCACGGCGCGAAGCTGCTCGTGGGCGCCAACTTCGCGTCGGCGGGCGTCGGCATCCTCAACGACACCGGCATCCAATTC GTGAACATCGTGAGGGTGAGCAGGCAGCTGCAGTACTTCGGCGAGTACCAGGGGAAGCTGCGCGCGCTGGTGGGCGCGTCCCAGGCGACGCAGATCGTGAACCGGGCGCTGGTGCTCATCACCCTCGGCGGCAACGACTTCGTCAACAACTACTACCTCATCCCCTTCTCCCTCCGCTCCCGCCAGTTCTCCCTCCCCGACTACGTCCGCTACCTCATCTCCGAGTACAAGAAGATCCTCACG AGGCTGTACGACATGGGCGCGCGGCGCGTGCTGGTGACGGGGACGGGCCCGCTGGGCTGCGCGCCGGCGGAGCTCGCGCTCCGGAGCCGCGACGGGGAGTGCGACAGGGACCTGATGCGCGCGGCGGAGCTGTTCAACCCGCAGCTGTCCCAGGCCCTGGAGGAGCTCAACGCGCGCTACGGCGACGGGACCTTCATCGCCGCCAACTCCTTCCGCGTCCACTTCGACTTCATCAGCGACCCGGCGGCGTACGGCTTCCGGACGGCCAAGGAGGCGTGCTGCGGGCAGGGGCCGCACAACGGCATCGGCCTCTGCACGGCGGTGTCCCACCTGTGCGCGAACAGGGACCAGTACGTGTTCTGGGACTCGTACCACCCCACGGAGCGCGCCAACCGGATCATCGTCAGCCAGTTCATGACCGGCTCGCTCGACTACGTCAGCCCGCTCAACCTCAGCACCGCCCTCCACATCGACGCCAGCCTCATGGACTGA
- the LOC123044836 gene encoding cysteine--tRNA ligase CPS1, chloroplastic/mitochondrial: MAGSEEQQQRELMLFDTRTKKAEMFRPLVEGKVSMYVCGVTPYDFSHVGHARAYVAFDVLYRYLKYLGYEVEYVRNFTDIDDKIIRRANEAGETATSLSSRFIDEFLRDMVELQCLPPTREPRVTEHIKQIIDLITKLEEKGKAYTIEGDGVYFSVDNFPEYLSLSGRSLDHNLPGSRVAVDTRKRTPADFALWKFAKEGEPFWESPWGRGRPGWHIECSAMSGHYLGHAFDIHGGGKDLIFPHHENELAQSRAANPESEVKCWMHNGFVNNNGQKMAKADKNFFTIRDVIALYHPMALRLFLMRTHYRSDVNHSDVGLEFASGRVYYIYQTLQDSQEVISLYHDDELDVPVPAGDRKVVDDNHESFLRHMSNDLHTTGALDELMKPVRAMNNNLSDLKKLQQKLEQQQKKEPEKKKQQQQKKKQPEEKQEEHYVQALVALHVEVTNKLSILGLMPSSPLAEVVKQLKERALKRAGMSEEELQQVIEQRSAARKRKEFAESDRIRAELSARGIALMDEPAGTLWKPSEPELAEEA, translated from the exons ATGGCGGGGTCGGAGGAGCAGCAGCAGAGGGAGCTGATGCTGTTCGACACGAGGACAAAGAAGGCGGAGATGTTCCGGCCGCTGGTGGAGGGCAAGGTGAGCATGTACGTCTGCGGTGTGACGCCCTACGACTTCAGCCACGTCGGCCACGCCCGTGCTTACGTCGCCTTTGACGTCCTCTACAG GTACCTAAAGTACTTGGGGTACGAGGTTGAGTATGTGCGCAACTTCACTGATATCGATGACAAG ATTATTAGACGAGCAAATGAAGCTGGTGAAACGGCAACTAGTTTGAGTAGTCGGTTCATCGATGAGTTCCTGCGTGACATGGTTGAACTTCAGTGCTTGCCTCCTACTCGCGAGCCACGTGTGACGGAGCACATTAAGCAGATAATAGATTTGATAACCAAG CTAGAGGAAAAAGGGAAAGCCTATACTATTGAAGGAGACGGCGTATACTTCTCAGTTGATAATTTCCCTGAATATCTTAGTCTGTCTGGAAGGAGCTTAGACCATAATCTTCCGGGTTCACGAGTCGCTGTCGATACAAGAAAGCGCACTCCTGCTGACTTTGCATTATGGAAG TTTGCGAAGGAGGGTGAGCCATTCTGGGAAAGCCCTTGGGGCCGTGGAAGACCAGGATGGCATATTGAGTGCAGTGCAATGAGCGGGCATTATTTAGGCCATGCGTTTGATATTCATGGCGGAGGAAAAGATTTGATCTTTCCACATCATGAGAACGAGCTCGCACAAAGCAGAGCAGCGAATCCTGAGAGCGAGGTCAAATGCTGGATGCATAATGGCTTTGTCAACAACAATGGCCAGAAGATGGCAAAAGCAGACAAAAACTTCTTCACTATCAGAGAT GTTATCGCTCTGTACCATCCAATGGCTCTCAGGCTATTCCTGATGCGAACACACTACAGGTCCGATGTTAACCACTCTGATGTAGGCCTTGAGTTTGCATCTGGCCGTGTGTACTACATCTATCAG ACTCTACAAGACTCTCAAGAGGTTATATCCTTGTACCATGATGATGAGTTGGACGTCCCAGTACCAGCAGGCGATCGCAAGGTGGTTGACGACAACCACGAGAGTTTCCTGAGACACATGTCGAACGATCTTCATACCACAGGCGCCCTTGACGAGCTTATGAAGCCAGTGAGAGCAATGAACAACAACTTGAGTGATCTGAAG AAATTGCAGCAGAAACTGGAGCAGCAGCAGAAGAAAGAGCcagagaagaagaagcagcagcagcagaaaaAGAAACAGCCCGAGGAGAAACAAGAGGAACATTATGTACAAGCTCTGGTTGCCTTGCACGTCGAAGTCACGAATAAACTGTCTATTCTTGGCTTGATGCCGTCATCGCCCTTGGCTGAG GTGGTGAAGCAACTGAAGGAGAGGGCGCTGAAGCGAGCAGGGATGAGTGAAGAGGAGCTGCAGCAGGTGATTGAGCAGAGAAGCGCTGCGAGGAAGAGGAAGGAGTTTGCGGAGTCGGACCGGATCAGGGCGGAGCTCTCTGCCCGCGGCATCGCCTTGATGGATGAGCCTGCCGGGACGCTGTGGAAACCATCTGAACCAGAACTAGCTGAAGAAGCGTAG
- the LOC123181123 gene encoding vegetative cell wall protein gp1, with product MGALLWYPGPTPPSPSNFVPSPKKNPISSPPFGPDLHRALGFRPPPARACHLRRSRRIRRPPTPLLPWTPSRSGTGPRSPLPPAAGEGLPFEALEEDSPSPDAVAPLDPVALRDRPTLTPDFSRLVFSMELPCRRPTPELWADLPSGSTRRPNPVGASAISILRSHSPALLVPSSSFSYSSSWMCYPPFSLSGSSSKWTKSITKQLSSIFYSYFLNL from the exons ATGGGAGCTCTTTTATGGTACCCTGGG CCCACCCCGCCCTCCCCATCCAATTTCGTTCCCTCCCCTAAAAAAAATCCGATTTCGTCCCCACCGTTTGGCCCCGATCTCCACCGCGCTCTAGGGTTCCGGCCGCCGCCGGCGAGGGCCTGCCATTTGAGGCGCTCGAGGAGGATTCGCCGTCCCCCGACGCCGCTGCTCCCCTGGACCCCGTCGCGCTCCGGGACAGGCCCGCGCTCACCCCTTCCGCCCGCCGCCGGCGAGGGCCTGCCATTTGAGGCGCTCGAGGAGGACTCGCCGTCCCCCGACGCCGTTGCTCCCCTGGACCCCGTCGCGCTCCGGGACAGGCCGACGCTCACCCCCGACTTCTCTCGCCtcgtcttctccatggagctcCCCTGCCGACGGCCCACGCCGGAGCTTTGGGCCGACCTCCCCTCCGGCAGCACGCGCCGCCCGAACCCAGTTGGCGCGTCGGCAATTTCAATATTGCGCTCTCACAGTCCGGCTCTGCTCGTGCCAAGCTCTAG TTTTTCGTACTCCAGCTCTTGGATGTGCTATCCTCCCTTCTCACTCTCGGGCTCCAGCAGCAAATGGACGAAAAGCATCACGAAGCAGCTCAGCTCCATCTTCTATAGTTATTTCTTGAATCTGTGA